A window from Leptospira meyeri encodes these proteins:
- a CDS encoding ATP-binding protein, which produces MNTLSEKHLLTIIKKSGIGILILDQNLNIVLVNSWFLKNSGFKEADLENSPFLKIFPELKNTRTYKSIELCLEYSQYSILTHTLNPFPFPLYDNEKKRESEERIYQYLHIIPISIEDEMDHFCMIQISDVSQQVVREKLLREQMNLANLREIEAQKASQAKTDFLASMSHEIRTPLNAILGMTDTLNETELTEEQQEYLTVLRNSGKALFNIINDILDLSRIESGKLEMEHIHFSIRDLMSETVSLFYMKAKAKGIEISFHVEDEISESIAGDSTRLQQVLINLLGNAMKFTEKGKITVECLLSENKKNLKISVEDTGIGIPTEKLTSIFESFTQVDSSTTRKYGGTGLGLTITKKLIQLMGGDIYVISKVSVGSKFVFEIPYEGFIKRISGIHQHWLNLELPEPENFPICKILLAEDSEENVFIIKTFFRKYPIEIITAYNGKVALEKFKSEKFDIVLMDMQMPEMDGLEATREIRKIELANQVKASDSVPIIAISANVQKDDISKSFLAGVTSYLSKPVRKQEILKLMYFYLAM; this is translated from the coding sequence GTGAATACTCTAAGTGAAAAACATTTATTAACAATTATTAAAAAGTCCGGAATTGGAATCCTCATTCTGGATCAAAACCTCAATATCGTTTTAGTCAACAGTTGGTTCCTTAAAAACTCTGGATTCAAAGAAGCAGATTTAGAAAACTCTCCTTTTTTAAAAATTTTTCCTGAACTCAAAAATACACGAACATATAAATCTATTGAACTTTGTTTGGAATATTCCCAATACTCCATATTAACACATACGCTAAATCCATTTCCGTTTCCTCTTTATGATAATGAAAAAAAGAGAGAATCGGAAGAACGAATATATCAATATTTGCACATCATTCCTATTTCTATTGAAGATGAAATGGATCATTTTTGTATGATCCAAATTTCAGACGTTTCTCAACAAGTAGTCCGTGAAAAACTTTTACGAGAACAAATGAACTTGGCAAACCTCAGGGAAATAGAAGCGCAAAAAGCATCACAAGCAAAAACAGATTTTTTAGCCTCAATGAGTCATGAAATTCGAACTCCACTCAATGCCATCCTTGGTATGACAGATACCTTAAACGAAACAGAGCTAACGGAGGAACAGCAAGAATATCTGACAGTACTTCGAAACTCAGGAAAGGCTCTTTTTAATATTATCAATGACATTTTAGATTTATCGCGAATCGAATCGGGAAAATTGGAGATGGAACATATCCATTTTTCAATACGAGACCTAATGAGTGAAACAGTCTCATTATTCTATATGAAAGCAAAAGCAAAGGGTATCGAAATTTCATTTCATGTAGAAGATGAAATTTCAGAGAGCATTGCAGGAGATTCAACGCGATTACAACAGGTGCTAATCAATTTGTTAGGCAATGCAATGAAATTTACGGAAAAAGGAAAGATTACCGTAGAATGTTTGTTAAGTGAAAATAAGAAGAATTTAAAAATTTCCGTAGAAGATACAGGAATTGGCATTCCCACTGAAAAATTGACATCCATTTTCGAAAGTTTCACTCAAGTAGACAGTTCAACGACTAGGAAATATGGGGGAACCGGTCTTGGCTTAACAATAACAAAAAAGTTAATTCAGCTCATGGGTGGGGATATTTATGTTATCAGTAAAGTTTCTGTAGGATCAAAATTCGTTTTCGAGATACCGTATGAAGGATTTATCAAACGTATCTCGGGAATCCACCAACATTGGCTCAATTTAGAACTTCCTGAACCTGAAAACTTTCCTATATGTAAAATTCTTTTAGCAGAAGATTCAGAAGAAAATGTTTTTATCATCAAAACTTTTTTCCGCAAATATCCGATCGAAATTATTACTGCGTACAATGGGAAAGTAGCACTAGAAAAATTTAAATCAGAAAAGTTTGATATCGTTTTAATGGACATGCAGATGCCGGAAATGGATGGATTGGAAGCTACAAGGGAAATTAGAAAAATAGAACTCGCCAATCAAGTTAAAGCAAGTGATTCAGTACCAATTATTGCTATTTCTGCAAATGTTCAAAAAGATGATATTAGCAAAAGTTTTTTAGCAGGAGTCACTTCCTACTTATCCAAACCTGTGAGAAAACAAGAGATATTGAAACTAATGTATTTTTACCTAGCAATGTAA
- a CDS encoding chemotaxis protein CheX, which produces MNFLTEIERDSLCELFNISLGGAAKLMSEMISDEILLTVPSLKLVSTEEAKNIEYLADQEVCTIEQKFVGGIGDGSAFLLFHKSASLEIVKMMMKDYVALNEVSQFEKDALSEIGNIILNAILSNLAKMSDYKIETHIPEFFSGKYEDLLLRRNPKKDNSILLVFIDYKLSGKDIKGYIFFILNFESIKNLSRVLIEKLKQ; this is translated from the coding sequence ATGAATTTTCTAACAGAAATAGAACGAGATTCCTTATGTGAATTATTTAACATAAGTTTGGGTGGTGCCGCAAAATTAATGAGTGAAATGATTTCGGACGAAATTTTACTAACCGTCCCAAGTTTAAAACTCGTGAGCACTGAAGAAGCAAAAAATATTGAATACCTAGCAGACCAAGAAGTTTGTACCATAGAACAAAAGTTTGTTGGTGGAATAGGAGACGGATCGGCATTTCTTTTATTTCATAAAAGTGCAAGTTTGGAAATTGTCAAAATGATGATGAAAGACTATGTTGCACTCAATGAAGTTTCTCAGTTTGAAAAAGATGCACTAAGTGAAATAGGTAATATTATCTTAAATGCTATCTTATCAAATTTGGCAAAAATGTCCGATTATAAAATTGAAACTCATATACCTGAATTCTTTTCCGGGAAGTATGAAGATCTTCTTTTAAGAAGAAATCCAAAAAAAGACAACTCAATCCTTTTAGTTTTTATCGATTATAAACTAAGTGGTAAGGATATTAAAGGATATATATTTTTTATTCTTAATTTCGAAAGTATCAAAAACCTTTCTAGAGTGCTCATAGAAAAATTGAAACAGTGA
- a CDS encoding response regulator transcription factor, with amino-acid sequence MSQKKALIVDDSTVTRLMIRKIILDKYPEWEILEASSADDANILLSENQDVDFFTLDQNMPGTLSGLDLAEELKKNYKDTKIILITANIQDAIRNRAKTIGIEFVEKPVTAEKIIPHLD; translated from the coding sequence ATGTCACAAAAAAAAGCACTGATCGTAGACGATAGTACAGTTACCCGTTTAATGATCCGAAAAATTATTTTAGACAAATACCCAGAATGGGAGATTTTGGAGGCAAGTTCCGCAGACGACGCCAATATTCTGTTGTCCGAAAATCAAGATGTCGATTTCTTCACGTTGGATCAAAATATGCCAGGAACTTTGTCCGGTTTGGACTTAGCAGAAGAACTCAAAAAGAATTATAAAGATACAAAAATCATTCTAATCACCGCAAACATTCAAGATGCGATCAGGAATAGAGCAAAAACAATTGGAATTGAATTTGTAGAAAAGCCTGTCACTGCTGAAAAAATTATCCCACATCTGGATTAA
- a CDS encoding SDR family NAD(P)-dependent oxidoreductase: MKLSGNTVLVTGCGMGIGTLTAERLAKEGNDIIGVDIKMPILKEIQTKVESLGRKFYGFACDLSKESEIESLIKQIQKKKLTFQILVNNAGIAPSGYYEGKDFSVWSKAIQINVAGPMKLVYLSLPILREQKEAAIINLASIAGKFGTEGTVTYSATKHAMVGFSQALKMELYDTQIGVSWICPTMVNTRMIDGVKPSLFTPVIEPSQVADAIVKAIQKNPGEVLVPSYLRASIVILPALFPKFSLWLAVKTKASKGWLLANKGLEKNIPV; this comes from the coding sequence ATGAAACTATCTGGAAATACAGTACTTGTCACTGGTTGTGGTATGGGAATCGGAACCTTAACAGCAGAACGATTGGCAAAAGAAGGAAATGATATTATTGGTGTAGATATTAAAATGCCAATCCTAAAAGAAATCCAAACCAAAGTGGAGTCACTTGGTAGAAAATTTTATGGTTTTGCATGTGATCTTTCTAAAGAATCAGAGATAGAATCTCTAATCAAACAAATCCAAAAGAAAAAACTGACCTTCCAAATCCTAGTCAATAATGCCGGAATTGCTCCCAGCGGATATTACGAAGGAAAGGATTTTTCCGTTTGGAGCAAAGCCATCCAAATCAATGTGGCAGGACCCATGAAGTTGGTTTATCTTTCACTTCCTATCTTGCGGGAACAAAAGGAAGCGGCAATCATCAATTTAGCAAGTATAGCAGGAAAATTTGGTACAGAAGGAACTGTAACTTATTCAGCAACGAAACATGCTATGGTTGGGTTTTCCCAAGCTTTAAAAATGGAACTTTATGATACTCAAATCGGCGTTAGTTGGATTTGTCCAACGATGGTAAATACCAGAATGATAGATGGTGTCAAACCTTCTCTTTTCACCCCTGTGATCGAACCTTCTCAGGTAGCAGATGCCATTGTCAAAGCGATCCAAAAGAATCCAGGAGAAGTTTTGGTCCCGTCATATTTGAGAGCCTCCATTGTAATCCTTCCTGCCTTGTTCCCCAAATTTTCGCTCTGGTTGGCGGTCAAAACAAAAGCATCAAAAGGTTGGCTATTGGCTAACAAGGGACTTGAGAAAAATATTCCTGTTTAG
- a CDS encoding MORN repeat-containing protein translates to MRPKYLILFFLSLFCLCKSNQKICEGENCRNGKFLVQYENGDRFEGEFLEDVKHGSGIYQYSNGDIFEGEYQFGYKEGKGIYRYANGDKFIGAYKKGKRHGMGKYIFSDGLLLEGNWENNELQGQSRIINAKGSLVLEGIWKDSRWISIAPTPTSSTNAVEISNPE, encoded by the coding sequence ATGCGTCCCAAATATTTAATATTATTTTTTTTATCCCTTTTCTGCCTCTGCAAGTCGAACCAAAAAATCTGCGAAGGGGAAAATTGCAGGAATGGAAAATTTCTGGTTCAATATGAAAACGGTGATCGTTTTGAAGGTGAATTTTTAGAAGATGTCAAACATGGTTCTGGAATTTATCAATATTCTAATGGAGATATTTTTGAAGGTGAATACCAATTTGGCTATAAAGAAGGAAAAGGTATTTATCGTTATGCGAATGGTGACAAATTTATCGGTGCCTATAAAAAAGGCAAACGACATGGAATGGGGAAATATATTTTTTCTGATGGATTGTTACTAGAAGGAAATTGGGAGAACAACGAACTACAAGGTCAATCAAGGATCATCAATGCAAAAGGGAGTTTGGTACTGGAAGGGATTTGGAAAGATAGTCGGTGGATAAGTATCGCACCGACTCCTACATCTTCAACCAATGCTGTCGAAATTTCTAATCCCGAGTGA
- a CDS encoding S8 family serine peptidase produces MNQLKTTVSVLTLVSAFLGNCNPVNKNDPFSDALFYAFLFQAIGNAQEENCSFSPVNADSLFNDQWHLRNIGQSGGTVGEDANVNPVWNQDISGNKVIVSVVDDGLDTRHEDLSANISVTARGLNLLNSTIFPNHTYSNSFHGTAVGGVIAARGGNGIGVRGAAPCSKLVGVNILEKSTIYTSDEYRAMVNEASRVSISNNSWGSPDGYGWLWPSSSLWQQGINEGIRTGKSGKGTVYVWAAGNGANGGSITAPILVDNANYDGQANFYGVMAIGGIGQNGVKANYSESGANLWVVAHTQGNSATAYTTAISTTDATGTSGINSGGTSGDYSFANYTKKFNGTSSATPLAAGVISLLLSQRPDLSWRDVRELVAYSARTNDPGDTDWTMNAAGLNINHKYGFGAVDAANLLTSAGTWIPITTPQMIDTLPLLSPNTPIPDNDLVTGATVNYNVTSGITYIEYVDVEFTSNHTYFPELYIRITSPGGTSSFLTEAHACANPYSGSLCSTGNTSIASMTGSSTYRFGLARTLGENPNGTWTIRVFDASATDTGSINSVQLRIYGR; encoded by the coding sequence ATGAATCAATTGAAAACTACAGTTTCCGTTCTAACTTTGGTAAGTGCTTTTTTAGGGAATTGTAATCCAGTTAATAAAAATGATCCTTTCAGTGATGCTCTGTTTTATGCTTTCCTATTTCAAGCGATCGGTAATGCCCAAGAAGAAAACTGTAGTTTTTCTCCCGTCAATGCGGATTCACTTTTTAATGACCAATGGCATTTACGCAATATTGGCCAATCGGGAGGAACGGTAGGTGAAGACGCAAATGTAAATCCGGTTTGGAACCAGGACATTTCTGGAAACAAAGTGATTGTAAGTGTTGTGGATGATGGCCTTGACACAAGACATGAGGATCTTTCCGCAAATATATCGGTCACAGCCAGAGGACTAAATCTTTTAAACAGTACCATTTTTCCAAACCATACTTATTCCAATAGCTTCCATGGCACCGCCGTTGGTGGTGTGATTGCAGCTCGCGGTGGGAATGGCATAGGCGTTCGTGGCGCAGCCCCCTGTTCTAAGTTAGTTGGGGTAAATATCCTAGAAAAATCTACAATTTATACTTCTGATGAATACCGAGCCATGGTAAATGAAGCCTCTCGTGTTTCCATTTCAAACAATAGTTGGGGGTCTCCCGATGGGTATGGATGGCTTTGGCCTTCTAGTTCTCTATGGCAACAAGGAATCAATGAAGGTATCAGAACTGGAAAATCTGGAAAGGGTACTGTTTACGTTTGGGCAGCGGGGAATGGAGCCAATGGTGGTAGCATTACAGCGCCAATCCTTGTCGATAATGCCAACTATGATGGACAGGCAAATTTTTATGGAGTGATGGCGATCGGTGGAATCGGACAAAACGGAGTAAAAGCAAACTATTCCGAATCAGGTGCGAATCTTTGGGTTGTTGCGCACACACAGGGAAATAGTGCAACTGCATATACAACGGCTATTTCCACAACAGATGCAACTGGAACTTCTGGGATCAATTCTGGTGGAACATCAGGAGATTATTCATTTGCAAATTATACAAAAAAGTTCAACGGAACCTCTTCGGCCACACCTTTAGCGGCAGGTGTGATTTCCTTATTGTTAAGTCAACGCCCAGACTTGTCCTGGCGTGATGTAAGAGAGTTAGTTGCTTATTCTGCTCGAACCAATGATCCTGGGGATACAGATTGGACAATGAATGCTGCTGGCTTGAATATCAATCATAAATATGGGTTTGGTGCAGTGGACGCAGCTAACTTACTCACTAGTGCAGGGACATGGATTCCCATTACTACACCACAAATGATTGATACCTTGCCGTTGTTATCCCCTAATACTCCAATTCCTGATAATGATTTAGTAACAGGTGCTACAGTTAATTATAACGTAACTTCGGGTATTACTTATATTGAATATGTAGATGTAGAATTTACGTCTAACCACACTTATTTTCCTGAATTATATATTCGCATTACATCGCCAGGTGGAACATCAAGTTTCTTAACAGAAGCCCACGCATGTGCAAACCCTTATAGTGGTAGTTTGTGCTCAACTGGTAATACTTCCATTGCTTCTATGACAGGTTCTTCAACTTATCGATTTGGATTGGCACGCACTTTAGGCGAAAATCCAAATGGAACTTGGACCATTAGAGTTTTTGATGCAAGTGCTACAGATACTGGATCTATCAATTCCGTGCAACTACGCATTTATGGCAGGTAA
- a CDS encoding biotin--[acetyl-CoA-carboxylase] ligase — MEYRLLKSELGHRLSTVASTNEWIRDEKIPFGSWVIAEEQTAGKGRGQNVWQSLGEDPLIFSGKIRISAAEISLPLLSIFVSSAVLKTTFQFFPEREKDTTVKWPNDIYREDKKVAGILVQSEFTNGIFEVVIGIGLNFFGKSIPETLKEKATFLCDEPLGEGILERFVNHLIVDINQAVISLLDQGQILKDLVWIEDHSLLKHKVIETEWQSRMVRGRVLGIDELGFLLIMTETGEKIELMDTSPKFRII, encoded by the coding sequence ATGGAATATAGATTGTTAAAATCAGAATTGGGTCATAGGCTTTCTACTGTCGCTTCAACCAACGAATGGATTCGTGATGAAAAAATTCCTTTTGGTTCCTGGGTAATAGCTGAGGAACAAACTGCCGGGAAAGGTCGTGGACAGAATGTTTGGCAATCGTTAGGTGAAGACCCTTTGATATTTTCCGGAAAAATTAGAATTTCTGCTGCCGAAATTTCTCTTCCTTTATTATCCATATTTGTATCATCTGCTGTTTTAAAAACCACCTTTCAATTCTTTCCAGAACGAGAAAAAGATACCACCGTCAAGTGGCCAAACGATATATACCGTGAAGATAAAAAAGTAGCAGGAATTTTGGTTCAATCCGAATTCACAAATGGAATTTTTGAAGTGGTGATTGGGATAGGACTCAATTTTTTTGGAAAGAGTATTCCTGAAACTTTGAAAGAGAAGGCTACTTTTTTATGTGATGAACCATTGGGAGAGGGTATTTTAGAAAGATTTGTCAATCACTTGATTGTAGACATCAACCAAGCGGTGATTTCGTTACTCGACCAAGGACAAATTTTGAAGGATTTAGTTTGGATCGAAGATCATTCCTTACTCAAACACAAAGTGATTGAAACAGAATGGCAATCCAGAATGGTACGGGGCCGTGTTTTGGGAATTGATGAATTAGGATTCCTTCTCATTATGACGGAAACTGGTGAAAAGATTGAACTTATGGACACATCACCAAAATTTCGGATTATATAA
- the prfA gene encoding peptide chain release factor 1: protein MIDRLKKIQEKYLRIEDELAKATASDTLKNLSKERSRLTPVYTKADEYLKITKDCQDAKLLLESESDPDMHAMLKSEVEEGEKKLEELAKELEIMLLPPDPNSGKSILVEIRAGTGGEESGLFCADLFRMYNKYADKQGIRAEVIDASPTGIGGFKEIVFSLDDDRAYDLFKFESGTHRVQRIPETESGGRIHTSAVTVAILPEAEEKEVEIRESDLRIDVYRSSGAGGQHVNTTDSAVRITHIPTGIVVASQEERSQIKNRDKAMRVLRARIIDQMADAAKQSADALKKAQVGSGDRSERIRTYNFPQGRCTDHRIGFTSHNLPAIMEGDLDELIDALVQEDRSKRLAEAKA, encoded by the coding sequence ATGATAGATAGATTGAAAAAAATTCAAGAAAAATACCTGCGTATCGAGGACGAGCTCGCCAAAGCCACCGCATCAGATACTTTGAAGAATCTATCGAAAGAAAGATCTCGCCTAACTCCCGTATATACAAAGGCAGATGAATATTTAAAAATTACAAAAGACTGCCAAGACGCAAAACTACTTCTCGAATCTGAAAGTGATCCAGACATGCATGCCATGTTAAAATCTGAAGTGGAAGAAGGCGAAAAAAAATTAGAAGAGTTGGCGAAAGAACTCGAAATTATGTTATTACCTCCGGATCCAAATTCCGGTAAAAGCATTTTAGTTGAGATACGTGCTGGAACGGGTGGGGAAGAATCAGGATTGTTTTGTGCGGATTTATTTCGTATGTACAACAAGTATGCGGACAAACAGGGCATTCGAGCAGAAGTCATTGATGCAAGTCCAACGGGTATCGGTGGATTTAAAGAGATTGTTTTTTCACTCGATGATGACAGGGCTTATGACTTGTTTAAATTTGAATCAGGTACTCACCGTGTACAGCGAATTCCAGAAACAGAATCTGGCGGTAGGATTCACACCTCTGCTGTAACTGTTGCTATACTTCCAGAAGCAGAAGAAAAAGAAGTAGAAATTCGGGAAAGTGATCTTCGGATAGACGTCTATCGTTCGTCAGGTGCTGGTGGTCAGCACGTCAATACAACAGACTCCGCAGTAAGGATAACCCACATTCCCACGGGGATCGTTGTCGCTTCCCAGGAAGAACGTTCGCAAATCAAAAACCGTGATAAAGCAATGCGCGTATTACGAGCACGGATTATCGATCAGATGGCTGACGCCGCAAAACAAAGTGCTGATGCTCTCAAAAAAGCGCAAGTGGGTTCTGGAGATAGATCGGAACGAATTCGAACCTATAATTTCCCTCAAGGTCGATGTACAGACCATAGAATTGGTTTTACGAGTCATAATTTGCCGGCAATTATGGAAGGCGATTTGGATGAATTGATAGATGCTTTGGTTCAAGAGGACCGGTCGAAGCGTTTGGCAGAAGCGAAGGCATAA
- the metF gene encoding methylenetetrahydrofolate reductase [NAD(P)H] yields MHISQILGKKQTTISFEFFPPKNAEASEDLFRNIQELSQMNPAYVSVTYGAGGSTRDLTHDLVVKLQEGTGLTIVSHLTCVGSTKDEIREILKRYQKSGIHNIMALRGDPPKGQAEFHKTENGFEFAGELVGFIKKEFPEMGIGVAGFPEGHPSTPNRLKEIEYLKWKVDQGVDYICTQLFFNNNVFYDFVERCEIAGIKVPIIAGIMPITSRKGMARMAELSLGTNFPAKLLKSLSRAEDDVYAENVGIHWATEQVRDLLDHKVAGIHMYTLNKSKATRRIYESLGIRNFDSIG; encoded by the coding sequence ATGCATATTTCTCAGATCCTCGGTAAAAAACAAACAACCATCAGCTTCGAATTTTTTCCCCCAAAGAATGCAGAAGCTTCCGAGGATTTGTTCCGAAACATCCAAGAATTGTCTCAAATGAACCCCGCTTATGTAAGTGTCACTTATGGAGCGGGCGGATCCACAAGAGATCTCACTCATGACCTAGTAGTCAAACTACAAGAAGGAACCGGGTTAACGATCGTTAGCCATCTCACTTGTGTCGGTTCAACAAAAGATGAAATTCGAGAAATTTTGAAACGATACCAAAAAAGTGGAATCCATAATATTATGGCATTGCGGGGGGATCCACCCAAAGGCCAGGCGGAATTTCACAAAACAGAAAATGGATTTGAATTTGCTGGCGAATTAGTTGGGTTTATCAAAAAAGAATTTCCAGAGATGGGAATTGGAGTTGCCGGTTTTCCAGAAGGCCATCCTTCGACACCAAATCGTTTAAAAGAAATTGAATATTTGAAATGGAAAGTTGACCAAGGTGTAGATTATATTTGTACCCAACTATTTTTTAATAATAACGTTTTTTATGATTTTGTAGAACGCTGCGAAATTGCAGGGATCAAAGTTCCTATCATCGCAGGGATTATGCCTATCACTTCTCGAAAAGGTATGGCCAGAATGGCTGAATTGTCGCTTGGAACCAACTTTCCTGCTAAACTATTAAAATCTCTATCCCGTGCAGAAGACGATGTTTATGCAGAAAACGTTGGTATTCATTGGGCGACAGAACAAGTAAGAGATTTATTGGATCACAAAGTTGCTGGCATCCATATGTACACGCTTAACAAATCTAAAGCGACAAGAAGAATTTACGAATCACTCGGGATTAGAAATTTCGACAGCATTGGTTGA
- a CDS encoding type III pantothenate kinase has protein sequence MSESPLLLVIDVGNTNTVFGVFREGEDTPDFHKRTVTRRDRTSDELGLFLKGFLTQENVKADRVKMAIYSSVVPSLNPIVERMLEDWFNVNPLRVHYQMKLNFGISYPRPFEIGADRLVNAAYCAKTYPGKKAILVDLGTATTFCVISEKPEYVGGVIAPGLKISMDALTRNTAQLPPIVFGSPKRVLGESTVESIQAGFFFGWIGLLKEIVRAIKEEHPGDYVVVGTGGLVTTIHASHNQVFDEIDPMMTLKGLKILADLNS, from the coding sequence ATGTCAGAATCACCATTATTATTAGTAATCGATGTAGGAAATACAAACACTGTATTTGGTGTTTTCCGTGAAGGTGAGGACACGCCTGATTTTCATAAAAGAACAGTAACAAGAAGGGATCGAACTTCGGATGAACTTGGTCTTTTTCTGAAGGGATTTTTAACACAAGAGAATGTAAAAGCAGATCGAGTGAAAATGGCAATTTATTCTAGTGTAGTTCCCTCTTTGAATCCAATCGTAGAGCGAATGTTAGAGGATTGGTTTAATGTAAATCCATTACGAGTTCATTACCAGATGAAACTAAATTTTGGTATCAGTTACCCACGACCATTTGAGATTGGAGCTGACCGATTGGTGAACGCAGCCTATTGTGCAAAAACCTATCCAGGAAAAAAAGCAATCCTTGTTGATTTGGGAACTGCTACTACCTTCTGTGTAATTAGCGAAAAACCGGAATATGTGGGTGGTGTCATAGCTCCAGGTTTAAAGATTTCTATGGATGCATTAACTCGCAACACGGCCCAACTTCCTCCCATTGTTTTTGGATCTCCAAAGCGCGTGTTAGGTGAATCTACGGTAGAATCGATCCAGGCTGGGTTTTTCTTTGGTTGGATTGGGTTATTGAAAGAAATTGTAAGAGCAATTAAAGAAGAACATCCTGGTGATTATGTGGTAGTGGGAACGGGTGGTCTTGTCACTACGATTCATGCTTCGCATAACCAAGTGTTTGATGAAATTGATCCTATGATGACTTTGAAGGGACTCAAAATCCTCGCAGATTTAAATTCCTAA